From the genome of Scytonema hofmannii PCC 7110, one region includes:
- a CDS encoding AAA family ATPase — MAISQLATQPFVEVLPPELDSKAQIAKTIDIEELFRINFITTDRSSECFRWLDELRILKQCGRIIGPRNVGKSRAVLHYRNEDKKRVSYVKAWSASSSKRLFSQILKDINHAASTGKRQDLRPRLAGSLELFGLELVIVDNAENLQKEALLDLKQLFEECHVPIVLVGGKELDDILEDFDLLTNFPTLYEFERLEHDDFIKTLKTIELDILSLPEASKLSEGNIFAILAESTGGKIGILVKILTKAVLHSLKKGFGKVDESILEKIASRYGTKYVPIENKNRND, encoded by the coding sequence ATGGCGATATCTCAACTGGCAACCCAACCATTTGTCGAAGTCTTACCTCCAGAGTTAGATAGCAAAGCTCAAATTGCTAAAACTATTGATATTGAGGAGCTTTTCAGAATTAATTTTATCACAACCGATCGGTCTTCAGAATGTTTCAGATGGTTAGATGAGCTGCGTATCCTGAAACAATGCGGTCGGATCATTGGACCAAGAAATGTAGGCAAAAGCCGAGCAGTGCTTCACTATCGTAATGAGGATAAAAAACGAGTTTCTTATGTAAAGGCTTGGTCGGCATCGAGTTCTAAACGTCTATTTTCACAAATCTTAAAGGATATTAACCATGCTGCATCAACAGGTAAACGACAGGATTTACGTCCAAGATTAGCTGGTAGTCTTGAACTATTTGGATTAGAATTGGTCATTGTTGATAATGCTGAAAATCTTCAAAAAGAGGCGCTCTTAGATTTAAAGCAACTTTTTGAAGAATGCCATGTTCCTATTGTCTTAGTTGGAGGTAAGGAGTTAGATGATATTTTAGAAGATTTTGATTTGTTGACTAACTTTCCAACGTTATATGAGTTTGAACGATTGGAACATGATGATTTTATAAAAACATTAAAGACAATTGAATTGGATATTTTATCTCTTCCAGAAGCGTCTAAGTTAAGTGAGGGTAACATATTTGCAATTTTAGCTGAGAGTACAGGTGGGAAAATAGGAATTTTAGTCAAGATACTAACTAAAGCAGTTTTACATTCTCTTAAAAAGGGATTTGGTAAAGTTGATGAAAGCATTTTAGAAAAAATCGCAAGTCGTTATGGAACAAAATACGTTCCCATTGAAAACAAAAATAGAAATGATTGA
- a CDS encoding TniQ family protein — MIEDDEIRLRLGYVEPHPGESISHYLGRLRRFKANSLPSGYALGKIAGLGSVLTRWEKLYFNPFPTQQELEALAQVIQVEVEKLREMLPTKGVTMMPRPIRLCAACYAESPYHRIEWQFKDKMKCDRHQLRLLTKCTNCQTPFPIPADWEKGECSHCFLSFAKMVKCQKRR; from the coding sequence ATGATTGAAGATGATGAAATTCGTCTAAGGTTGGGCTATGTTGAACCACACCCAGGTGAAAGCATCAGTCATTATTTGGGACGGCTTCGTCGATTTAAGGCTAACAGCCTTCCTTCAGGATATGCTCTAGGAAAAATTGCGGGTCTTGGGTCTGTTCTGACTCGATGGGAAAAGTTGTACTTCAACCCATTTCCCACTCAACAAGAACTAGAGGCATTAGCACAAGTGATTCAAGTGGAGGTTGAGAAATTAAGAGAGATGCTACCCACTAAAGGTGTCACAATGATGCCTCGACCCATTCGATTATGTGCGGCTTGCTATGCAGAGTCACCTTATCACCGGATCGAGTGGCAGTTTAAGGACAAAATGAAGTGCGATCGCCATCAGTTGCGCTTATTAACAAAATGCACAAACTGTCAGACACCATTCCCCATTCCTGCTGATTGGGAAAAAGGAGAATGCTCGCATTGTTTTTTGTCTTTTGCTAAGATGGTGAAGTGTCAAAAGCGTCGTTAG
- a CDS encoding Mu transposase C-terminal domain-containing protein: MLDEEFEFTEELTQAPDVIVLDKSHFVVDPSQIILQTSDKHKLRFNLIKWFAESPNITIKSQRKQAVVDTLGVSTRQVERLLKQYHNGELSETAGVQRSDKGKLRISQYWEDYIKTTYEKSLKDKHPMLPAAVVREVKRHAIVDLGLKPGDYPHPATIYRNLAPLIEQHTRKKKVRNPGSGSWLTVVTRDGQLLKADFSNQIIQCDHTELDIHIVDSHGSLLSDRPWLTTVVDTYSSCILGFHLWIKQPGSTEVALALRHAILPKNYPEDYKLGKVWEIYGPPFQYFFTDGGKDFNSKHLKAIGKKLGFQCELRNRPPQGGIVERLFKTINTQVLKELPGYTGANVQERPKNAEKEACLTIQDLDKILASFFCDIYNHEPYPKEPRNTRFERWFKGMGGKLPEPLDERELDICLMKEAQRVVQAHGSIQFENLIYRGEALKAYRGEYVTLRYDPDHVLTLYVYSCEADDNAEEFLGYAHAINMDTHDLSIEELKTLNKERSKARSDHYNYDALLALGKRKELVEERKQDKKAKRQSEQKRLRTASKKNSNVIELRKSRASSSSSKDDRQEILPERVSRDELKPEKTELKYEENLLAQTDTQKQERHKLVVSDRKKNLKNIW, translated from the coding sequence ATGTTAGACGAAGAATTTGAGTTCACTGAGGAATTGACGCAAGCTCCAGATGTTATTGTGCTTGACAAGAGTCATTTTGTGGTAGACCCATCCCAAATTATTCTGCAAACATCGGATAAGCATAAACTGAGATTTAATCTTATCAAGTGGTTCGCTGAATCCCCCAACATTACTATTAAATCTCAGAGAAAACAGGCAGTCGTAGATACCCTTGGTGTTTCTACTCGGCAGGTGGAGCGTCTCCTCAAGCAATATCATAATGGTGAGTTATCAGAGACAGCGGGAGTACAACGCTCAGATAAGGGGAAACTTCGCATCAGCCAATATTGGGAAGATTATATTAAAACAACTTATGAAAAAAGTCTGAAAGATAAACATCCAATGTTGCCAGCAGCTGTCGTGCGGGAAGTGAAGCGACACGCGATCGTTGACCTCGGACTGAAACCAGGAGATTATCCCCATCCAGCCACCATCTATAGAAATTTAGCTCCTTTAATCGAGCAACACACGCGGAAGAAAAAAGTTAGAAATCCGGGTTCGGGATCTTGGCTGACCGTTGTCACGCGAGATGGTCAGCTACTGAAGGCTGACTTTAGTAACCAAATTATCCAATGCGACCATACCGAGCTGGATATTCATATAGTTGATAGTCATGGCAGTTTATTGTCTGACCGTCCTTGGCTAACTACTGTTGTCGATACTTATTCAAGTTGCATTCTTGGTTTTCATTTATGGATCAAACAACCAGGTTCTACGGAGGTAGCTCTTGCCTTAAGACACGCCATTCTACCCAAAAATTATCCTGAGGACTACAAACTTGGCAAAGTTTGGGAAATATATGGACCTCCTTTTCAATATTTTTTTACTGATGGTGGAAAAGATTTTAATTCAAAGCATCTAAAAGCCATTGGTAAGAAATTAGGATTTCAGTGCGAACTACGCAATCGCCCGCCCCAAGGTGGAATTGTAGAACGTCTTTTTAAAACCATTAATACTCAAGTTCTTAAAGAGCTTCCCGGTTACACGGGGGCAAACGTTCAAGAACGCCCGAAAAATGCAGAGAAAGAAGCCTGTTTAACAATACAGGATTTGGATAAAATTCTAGCTAGCTTCTTTTGTGATATTTATAACCACGAACCCTATCCCAAGGAGCCTCGCAACACGAGATTTGAACGCTGGTTTAAAGGTATGGGGGGAAAATTACCCGAACCTTTGGACGAGCGAGAATTGGATATTTGTTTGATGAAAGAAGCACAACGAGTTGTTCAAGCTCATGGTAGCATACAGTTTGAAAACCTAATTTATCGAGGAGAAGCTCTTAAGGCATATAGAGGTGAATACGTCACCCTAAGATACGATCCCGACCATGTCCTGACTTTATATGTCTATAGTTGCGAAGCTGATGATAATGCAGAAGAGTTCTTGGGCTATGCTCACGCTATAAACATGGATACTCATGACTTGAGTATAGAAGAATTGAAAACTCTCAATAAAGAACGAAGTAAAGCTCGTAGCGATCATTACAACTATGATGCTTTATTAGCATTGGGTAAACGCAAAGAACTTGTAGAAGAAAGAAAACAAGACAAGAAAGCAAAAAGGCAATCAGAGCAAAAACGTCTCCGCACTGCTTCCAAGAAAAACTCAAATGTTATTGAACTACGCAAAAGTAGAGCTTCGAGTTCTTCAAGTAAAGATGACCGACAGGAAATTTTACCAGAGAGAGTTTCTAGGGACGAACTAAAGCCGGAGAAGACAGAACTGAAATATGAGGAAAATCTGTTAGCACAGACCGATACTCAAAAACAGGAGAGACATAAGTTAGTTGTCTCTGACCGTAAAAAAAATTTAAAGAATATTTGGTGA
- a CDS encoding ribbon-helix-helix domain-containing protein, producing MTYKGKHFSITLDSELYEKIKTLAKKEKRSMSQMIAYLCEIALNKEDENTESKNHNT from the coding sequence ATGACTTATAAAGGAAAACACTTTAGTATTACTTTAGATTCAGAGTTATACGAAAAAATTAAAACTTTGGCTAAAAAAGAAAAGCGATCCATGAGCCAGATGATTGCTTATCTTTGCGAAATTGCTCTAAATAAAGAAGATGAAAATACTGAAAGTAAAAATCACAATACTTAG
- a CDS encoding tyrosine-type recombinase/integrase — protein MRSKKGEVSISLRNGNYQLYWRYKGEKFYLSPGLSESKVNAIAVEKLANQIKLDIIFENFDETLKKYKPEKTVEKVNKAKKELDIDSRLENYFTVRGIKSKGTKDVYLAVVKRYKSFFYGKKEPNLTDLQKFLEHLKNEGLSLVTIKSYLIKLAAVFDNTEPWKIIKKQIKPNPVQPKPFTKEEVFSIIENCPEHYRNFVKFLFYSGCRIGEAINLKWENVTEDFSSVWILADKTKKARKLILTEELKAVIRDSKDKAKSNIYVFTAKTRKSEQVSRKYFCDYIWKPLLIKLNISYRKPYYTRATMISHSLEAGLSPLKLAKITGHSQSTMWNHYYADLGIENKIPDIFNQE, from the coding sequence ATGAGAAGTAAAAAGGGTGAAGTATCTATCAGTTTAAGAAATGGCAACTATCAGCTTTACTGGAGATATAAAGGAGAAAAGTTTTACTTATCTCCAGGACTATCGGAATCCAAAGTTAATGCGATCGCAGTTGAAAAACTTGCCAATCAAATTAAACTAGATATAATATTTGAGAACTTTGACGAAACGTTAAAAAAATATAAACCAGAGAAAACGGTTGAGAAAGTTAACAAAGCTAAGAAAGAATTAGATATAGATTCACGGCTGGAAAACTATTTTACTGTTCGTGGAATCAAATCCAAAGGCACTAAAGATGTCTATTTAGCTGTCGTTAAACGTTATAAAAGTTTCTTTTATGGCAAGAAAGAACCTAATTTAACAGATTTACAGAAATTTTTAGAACATTTAAAAAATGAAGGTTTGAGTCTAGTAACAATTAAATCTTATCTTATTAAACTTGCAGCAGTGTTTGATAATACCGAACCATGGAAAATCATTAAAAAGCAAATTAAACCAAATCCTGTACAACCGAAACCTTTCACTAAAGAAGAAGTTTTTAGTATTATAGAGAACTGTCCAGAACATTATAGAAACTTTGTAAAATTTCTATTTTATAGTGGTTGCCGAATAGGTGAAGCTATTAATTTAAAATGGGAAAATGTTACCGAAGATTTTTCGTCAGTTTGGATACTTGCAGATAAAACTAAAAAAGCTCGAAAATTAATTTTAACTGAAGAATTAAAAGCTGTTATACGCGATTCCAAAGATAAAGCTAAATCTAATATTTATGTTTTTACTGCTAAGACTCGGAAATCCGAACAAGTAAGCAGAAAATATTTCTGTGATTATATTTGGAAACCTTTGCTAATCAAACTGAATATTAGTTATCGTAAGCCTTACTATACTAGAGCGACCATGATAAGTCATTCTCTAGAGGCTGGCTTAAGTCCTCTAAAGCTGGCAAAAATCACTGGTCATAGTCAAAGTACTATGTGGAATCACTACTATGCTGATTTAGGCATTGAAAATAAGATTCCTGATATTTTCAACCAAGAATAA